One window from the genome of Erwinia sorbitola encodes:
- the ppk1 gene encoding polyphosphate kinase 1 — protein MGQEKLYIEKELSWLSFNERVLQEAADKTNPLIERMRFLGIYSNNLEEFYKVRFADLKRRILIGEEQGSPSTPRHLLKKIQARVLKADQEFDSLYNDLLLEMARNQIFLINERQLSPNQQSWLRHYFKHHLRQHITPILINHDTDLIEFLKDDYTYLAVEIIRGEDIRYALLEIPSDKVPRFVNLPPETPRRRKPMILLDNILRYCLGEIFRGFFDFDALNAYSMKMTRDAEYDLVTEMESSLLELMSSSLKQRLNAEPVRFVYQRDMPDAMVELLRNKLNISNYDSIVPGGRYHNFKDFISFPNVGKANLVNKPLPQLRHIWFDRFRNGFDAIRNRDVLLYYPYHTFEHVLELLRQASFDPSVLAIKINIYRVAKNSRIIDAMIHAAYNGKKVTVVVELQARFDEEANIHWAKRLTEAGVHVIFSAPGLKIHAKLFLISRRENGEIARYAHIGTGNFNEKTARIYTDYSLLTADARITNEVRRVFNFIENPYRPVSFEHLMVSPQNSRKMLYQLIDAEIANAQKGISAGITLKINNLVDKGLVDRLYTASSVGVKVNLLVRGMCSLIPNLEGISENIRVISIVDRYLEHDRVYIFDNGGDKKVFLSSADWMTRNIDYRIEVAVSILDPILKQRVLDIIAILLSDTLKARFVDKELSNRYVPRGNRRKVRAQLAIYDYIKTLEQPD, from the coding sequence ATGGGTCAGGAAAAGCTGTATATAGAGAAAGAGTTAAGCTGGTTATCCTTTAATGAACGCGTTTTACAAGAAGCGGCTGACAAAACTAACCCGCTTATCGAGCGTATGCGCTTTCTCGGTATTTATTCCAATAATCTGGAAGAGTTTTACAAAGTTCGCTTTGCCGACCTCAAACGACGCATTCTGATTGGAGAGGAACAGGGTTCCCCCAGCACGCCACGCCATCTGCTGAAAAAAATTCAGGCGCGCGTATTAAAAGCCGACCAGGAGTTCGACAGCCTGTATAACGACCTGCTGCTGGAGATGGCGCGAAATCAGATCTTCCTGATTAACGAACGCCAGCTCTCTCCTAATCAGCAAAGCTGGCTGCGCCACTATTTTAAACATCATCTGCGCCAGCACATTACGCCAATTCTGATCAATCATGACACCGATCTGATTGAATTCCTGAAAGATGACTACACCTATCTGGCGGTGGAAATCATTCGCGGCGAAGATATTCGCTATGCGCTGCTGGAAATCCCGTCCGATAAAGTTCCGCGTTTTGTCAATCTGCCGCCTGAAACCCCGCGCCGCAGAAAACCAATGATCCTGCTGGATAATATTCTGCGCTATTGCCTGGGCGAAATTTTCCGCGGCTTCTTTGACTTCGACGCCCTGAATGCCTATTCGATGAAGATGACGCGTGATGCCGAGTATGACCTGGTCACCGAGATGGAATCGAGCCTGCTGGAGCTGATGTCTTCGAGCCTGAAGCAGCGCCTGAACGCCGAACCAGTTCGGTTTGTTTATCAGCGCGATATGCCTGATGCGATGGTTGAACTGCTGAGAAACAAGCTGAATATCTCCAATTACGACTCCATCGTGCCCGGCGGCCGCTATCATAATTTTAAAGACTTCATCAGCTTCCCGAACGTGGGTAAAGCCAATCTGGTGAATAAACCGCTGCCTCAACTACGTCATATCTGGTTCGATCGTTTCCGCAATGGTTTTGATGCCATCCGCAACCGTGACGTCCTGCTCTACTACCCATACCACACCTTCGAGCACGTGCTTGAACTGTTACGCCAGGCATCGTTTGATCCGTCGGTTTTGGCGATAAAAATCAATATTTACCGCGTGGCTAAAAATTCGCGCATCATCGATGCGATGATCCATGCTGCTTATAACGGTAAAAAAGTGACCGTGGTGGTGGAATTGCAGGCCCGCTTCGATGAAGAGGCAAATATCCACTGGGCGAAACGCCTGACGGAAGCCGGGGTGCATGTGATTTTCTCTGCCCCGGGGCTGAAGATCCACGCCAAGCTGTTCCTGATTTCGCGCCGGGAAAACGGTGAAATCGCCCGTTACGCCCATATTGGCACCGGTAACTTTAACGAGAAAACCGCCCGTATCTACACCGACTACTCGCTGCTGACCGCCGATGCGCGCATCACTAATGAAGTGCGCCGGGTGTTTAACTTTATCGAAAACCCTTATCGACCGGTTAGCTTTGAACATCTGATGGTGTCACCGCAGAACTCGCGCAAAATGCTGTATCAGCTGATCGATGCCGAAATCGCCAATGCGCAGAAAGGCATCAGCGCGGGCATTACGTTAAAAATCAACAATCTGGTAGACAAGGGGCTGGTTGACCGGCTTTACACCGCCTCCAGCGTTGGCGTTAAAGTTAATCTGCTGGTGCGTGGAATGTGCTCGCTTATCCCAAATCTGGAAGGGATTAGCGAAAATATTCGTGTGATCAGCATTGTGGATCGCTATCTGGAGCACGATCGGGTCTATATTTTTGATAACGGCGGCGATAAAAAAGTATTCCTCTCCTCAGCGGACTGGATGACACGCAACATCGATTATCGTATTGAAGTAGCCGTCTCTATCCTTGACCCTATTCTGAAACAGCGTGTGCTGGATATTATTGCCATCCTGTTAAGTGATACGCTAAAGGCACGTTTCGTCGATAAAGAGTTAAGCAACCGTTATGTCCCTCGCGGAAATCGCCGCAAGGTTCGGGCACAGCTGGCAATTTACGATTACATTAAAACTCTCGAGCAACCTGACTAA